The genomic stretch ttttatggggtttggggaggcGAAAGCataggtacagaagcagaagcatagttacaaggttctcattggctggtttgaatgtaaaggcatactcggtgtttgtagattggctttggaggacccccgcgcgaagagaaaggtggggagggggagttgggccttattactcagcagagaagcatcttgcctacgtgactatgtgcCCCCCTTCCTACGTGACTAATGTGACTATGCGACccccctgcctacgtgactaACGTGACCGTGCGGCCCCCTGCCTACATTGACTATGCGGccccctgccttctgcctacgtgactattagcagaaggtatcttgttcaaacaggagaccagtatcaccccctaaaagccaagcggttacagaaagggaaaagagcagttaattagttaactggggggaagggtctttcattccccccttttcttttaacCTGAGTAAAACCTTTTACTTTATGGGGAACTATTGTCCCGCTGCTCTATggcatgatattgttgggttaataccatggcCTGGACAAGTGACAGTCTGTCTTTTACAAATTGGGTCAATCTGTTAATGATGCACGGCCTGAAAGTCAGAATCAACACCAAGAGTATTAAGGGTCCCATTAAGGAGGATATTAAagaagtaaaccagggtgaacgattccaGATTTcttcataccaagactgttgAGATTCAAGGTCTCTCTTATGCTTATCTAGCCTTTCTTTTAGTTTGTCTAGGGTTTCTGTTACTAATCCGGTTTGGTCGGCAAAGAAACAGCATTCTTCTTtgagagcagcacaaaggccGCCCTCTTTAAGGAACAGTAAGtctaagcctcttctgttttgtaacaCTACCTCTGATAGGGAGGATAGGGACTCCTTGAGGGCTCGTACTGATTGCTCTAGGGCCCTAAGGTCTTCGTTCATGGCATGGTATAAAAGTAGATATTGATCTGTTCGGATCAGGGCGGTTGCTCCAGTACTGACCCCGGCTGCAATGCCTCCTACCCCCAACAACATAGCTAGGGTGATTAGGGTGGTGGGCTCACGCCTTACTCGGCCAAGATCACTCCATTCATGATAACTCAGGACCAGTTCATCTGTATGGTAGGTTATTCGAGGCCACAGTTGTACTAACACACAATAGTCAGTGGTTTGATTCAAGGCTGCAGCAGACACACAAGGGGTCAGGCCGGTGTTACACGCCCAATAGGTTCCATTGGGTGGGATCAAATAATAGGGGCTAGCCCATATTTTATGGGTCGAGTTGCAAAGTGTTTTCTGAACATGGTGAGGTGGGGTGCCTATACATAGTCCTGCTCCTGAAACTTGTGAGAGGGTTAGGCTATGATCTTGGGCAAGACACATAGGGCTGGGGGCGGTAGAGTTAGTGTAATTAGCAGAGAGGGCTATGCCCTCATAGTATGGAGGGCTTGGATTAAGACATAACCAGCAATTGCTTGCCCTCTCAGGGCTGGAGAAGTTAAGAGCCTGATAGGCTCCTCTAACTAGGTTAATGAGCCTATCTCCTGTCCCGGGTATTTTTTGGGTCTCCCTGGTTTGCACAGCTGTGGGAGCTGCAGGGACTAGGGTACCTTTGACCGCTGGCCTGGGAATTTTTGTACTGCtagctgctggtctggggacttTCGACTGGGGAGAGCTGGGCGCCCTCAGGTCGGGGAGTACTAAGTTAGGACCCACCGGGCGGGTCCGTgggttttgaatttttaatttaattttgaagaTAACTCCCCTATCTGTACTACTTAGACTCCACCGCAGACCCCAAGTGCGACCAGAACTCCAGTCTAAAAACCTTTTTCCCCGTTCAGTAAAGCTTATGTTTAATGGTAATGATAATCCAGCTGCCATTGGCCCTCCGGTGTCCCCGGTAGGGCAAGCAGAACTAAAGGCCTTATTTCTGCCCTGGCGTTGCCATGTTTTCTTGAACCCGCGCTTAACTGTTATGAGATCCCATGATGAGGAAGGGTTCCAGTAGGCATCTCCAGTGGTTTCGCAACCCCATGAAGCACAAAAATATTCTTGATACCCTCCACATTTATAGGCCTGGGCCCGACTCCTGCCGTCCTTAGGACAAACATAGAAATCATGTTGGGCTAATTCACAGCGAGCATTGGGACAAGCACACCCGAAGTCGCGCATTGTTGGGCAGGGTAAGTTGCTAACATTTAAGTCGTTGTGGCTTTTATCTGGGATGTCCCAGGTATCAAGTCCTGCCGCTAGCTGGCAAAAGTCAGGGGTGAGGGATGGCCACCAGGTGTAGGGGGTATGTTGTTGGGAGGTTTCCCAGACCACCTCCCCTGTTTGCGACAAGATCTGCCAAGAGAGCTGTTTTATCTGGTGGGGGGACCCTTGGGAACACAATATAGCCAGAGCAAGAATAGTCAATGTTAGGATCGCATGAGTCTTATCTTTAGTGGATTTTGAGTGTGCTGAACTCGCCATTTCTCCTTGAGATCGGGTTTTGCCGAGTCGTCTGGTCCCAGATGAGCTGGTTTCGCATGGGAGGCGTGGATCCAAGCCGCGATGCCGTCGACTTTTAGCGCCATCGGGGTGGTCAGGAGAACGGTGTAGGGTCCCTTCCATCGGGGCTCAAGGCTTTTGGCCTGATGCCTGCGGACCCAGACAGAGTCGCCGATCTGGAACTGATGTGGCACAGTTGGATTTTTTAGCTGCTCCCGGTAAGCCGCAGCCAGTGGTCTCCAGACCTCTTTCTGGACGATCTGGAGTGCCTGGAGGTGGGCTTGTAAAGTAGCACGGTGGGCAAAAGAGGAAATATTAGGATCAATAGGATTAAGGAAATTTACAATAGGGGGTGGGGCCCCATATAGTATTTCAAAAGGAGTCAACCCTAGGGGCCCAGGGGTGTTCCTGGCCCTATAtagggccaggggcaggaggaggacccagTCCCTAGAGCCAGTTGCAAGCGTTAATTTAGTTAAAGTCTCCTTGATTGTTCTATTCATCCGTTCTACCTGTCCTGAGCTTTGGGGTCTATatgcacaatgtaatttccaatcAATCCCCAATAACTTGGCCACCTTTTGACTTACCTGGGAGACGAAGGCTGGACCATTGTCGGTACCCAATACCTGGGGTATCCCATATCTGGGGAAGATCTCTTCAAGTAGTTTCTTGGTAACCACATTCGAAGTCTCATGCTTGGTGGGGAAGGCTTCTACCCATCCTGAAAAAGTGTCCACAAAGACTAACAAATACCTGTATCCATAGAGTCCAGGTTTTACTTCTGTGAAGTCGATTTCCCAGTGAACGCCAGGGCGGTGTCCTCGAATGCGCACTCCAGGGGCAGCATAGGTTCTTCTTGCATTTACCTGTGCGCAGACTAGGCAATTTTTAATTACTTGTTGCAACGCTTTGTCTTGGTTTAATAATACACAAGACTGATTTTCATTATCTAGaagggttttcatttttttttttgcttaggtGGGTCAGAGAGTGCAAAGACTGAACTATGTGGTGAGAATATGAAGTGGGCATAACAACTTTTTCGTTCATGATCCATGCCCCTTCTTTCGGGTCCCATGTAGCCCTCATTTTCTTTAGCAACTCCTGATCCTCCGAACTGTACttcataggttttttttcttgtggggGCCGTGCGTCCAGGGTGAGGATGGgcccagtctctctctccctcagggcAGCTTTCTTGGCAGCTTGATCTGCCAGCTGGTTTCCTCTTGCCACCGGGCTATTATCCTTTTGGTGGCCCGGGCAATGCATAATGCTCAACCTTCGGGGCAGGAACAGAGCTTTGAGCAGAGCCAgtatttcaggtttatttttaatttcttttccttcggaGGTGAGAAGCCCTCTCCTCCGATAGATTTCACCATGCACGTGGGCCGTAGCAAAGGCATAGTGGCTGTCGGTATAAACGTTTagtttcttaccttctgccaTCTGCAGAGCCTGGGTCAGGGCGATGAGTTCCGCCCGCTGAGCTGATGTCCCAGGGGATAGCGTCTTGGACCAGATTACCTCTGTCTCACTTGTCACTGCAGCTCCCGCTCTTTGCTCGCCATTGTGCAGGAAGCTACTGCCATCTGTATACCAGGTGTAGTccgctcccatgaggggctggtcCGTCAGATCCTTTCGGGTGCCATGGACTTCAGCCAGAATCTGGAGGCAATCATGTGTTTCCATTGCCCTGGGTAAGGGGAGTAGGGTGGCAGGGTTGAGTGACACCACAGGCCCGAACTGTACACGATCAGTGTCCAGGAGCATGGCCTGATAATGAGTCAGGCGAGCATTGGAGAGCCACCTGTCTGGGGGCTGCTTGACCAAGGTTCAACCGCATGAGGGGCCAAGATGGTCAGTGATTGGCCTAAAGTTAGCTTGCCCGCGTCCTTGACTAGTATGGCGATGGCAGCCACCATTCGTAGACAGGGTGGCCAACCAGCGGCCACAGGGTCTAACTTCTTTGACAGGTAGGCCACCGGGCGCTTCCAAGGCCCTAGCCTTTGGGTTAATACTCCCTTGGCATAGCCCTGTTTTTCATCTATGAACAGTTCGAAGGCCTTAGTCACATCTGGgagtcccagggctggggatTCTAGTAAAGCCTTTTTGATGTTGAAAAAGGCCTGTTGCTGCTCCTCGCCCCAATGGAACTGAGCCCCTTGCTTAGTGAGGGGTAATAAGGGGGCTGCCATTTCCACAAACCCAGGGATCCACAGGCGGCAGAATCCAGCGGTTCCCAAAAATTCCCTTAGCTGGCGCAGGGCAGTGGGTGTGGGAATGCAGAGGATAGCTTGCTTTCGTGCCTCAGTGAgccatctctgtccttccctcagcTGATATCCCAAGTAGGTGACTTGTTTTTGGCATATCTGGGCCTTTTTAGCTGAGGCTCGGTACCCTAACTGTCCCAGGACCTGTAAGAGAGCTTTGGTGCCGTTCAGGCAGTTCTCCTCGGTGTTAGCAGCCAGGAGGAGATCGTCGACATATTGAAGAAGCACCAGGGAGGGATGCTGCACCCGGAAATCAACTAAGTCTCTGTGCAGCGCCTCGTCAAACAGAGTGGGACTGTTCTTGAAACCCTGGGTAAGCCGGGTCCAAGTTAGCTGTCCTGAGAGCCCAAGATCTGGGTCCCTCCACTCAAAGGCGAAGAGTGGTTGGCTCTCTGGATGTAGTCTTAAGCAGAAAAAGGCATCTTTCAAATCTAGCACCGTATACCATTCATGGGAAGGGGGTAGAGTGCTCAGTAGATTATATGGATTGGGCACGGAGGGATGTATGTCCTCAACTCTTTTGTTAACTTCTCTCAGATCCTGTACTGGCCGGTAATCTCCTGTGCCGGGTTTTTTTACTGGCAAGAGGGGTGTATTCCAAGGTGATCGGCAGGGAATTAGGATCCCTTGATCGAGAAGTCTCTTAATATGGGGCCTTATGCCTTGGCGGGCTTCATGAGATATTGGGTATTGTTTTATCAACACTGGGGTGGCTGTTGTCTTGAGTTGGATTAAGAGGGGGGGTTGTTGATAAGCCATTCCCATGCCCCCCGTTTCCACCCAGGCCGTAGGGAATTCTTTTAGCCAGGCCTCAATTTGGACCTCTGGGGGTCGCTCAGGTTCATATAGTCTGTATTCTTTTTCCAAATGGAGGGTTAAGACCTGTAAGGGTCCCCCGTTGGGGCCGGTTATCGCCGCCCCTTCCGAGTCAAAGTGGATTTGGGCCTTTAATTTGGTTAGAAGGTCTCTTCCCAGTAACGGGTAGGGACAATCAGGTACATGTAAAAACGAATGAGTCACCTTACCGGTAGCCAACTGGACTCTGCGTTCTGTGGTCCATCGATAATTCTTTCCTCcagttgctccttgtacccaggcAGTCCAGTTGCTGAGGGGTCCTAGAGTCTGGGTTAAGACTGAGTGCTGGGCCCCGGTGTCTACTAGGAAGGTGACTGGCTGCCCTCCGACGTTCAAAGTTATCCTGGGCTCggggggggctcctggccccGACCTCCATAGTCTTCTAACGTCAGTAGGGAAGTCAGTGGTTTAGGCGttgggggtcctctgagattCTTGGGATTTTTGGGACACTCTCGTgcccagtgtcctctttccttacaataGGCACACTGGTCTTTGTCTAGTCTGGCCCCTCTTCGTTCTTGTTCTCCCAGTCTGACTCCCTCTCTGTTCTGTCCCTGAGTAACTACGGTGGCCAATACCTTAGTCAATTCCTTGCTCCGCTTCTTGTCTCTCTCGTCCTGTGCCTCTTTCATTCTTAGccacattctctcttctttctcttctggagtttctctcttattgaacaccttttctgcctcttttaatAAGTCAGAAAGTGTATACCCATATAGCCCTTCTAATCTCTGTAGTTTGCTCCTAATGTCAGGGCTAGACTGCCAGATAAAGGACATCGACACACTAGTTGCTTGCCCTTCATCATCAGGGTCATATGGGGTGTACATTCTATAAGCCTCCTTAAGTCTTTCTAGGAAGGCAGAAGgtgtctcttccttcccctgtattacttgcttaacctgagccaaattagTGGGCCGTCTCGCGGCTGCTCGGAGACCCGCTATGAGCAACTGGCGATAGAGATGAAGGTGCTCCCTATCTGCAGGGGTGGCAAAGTCCCAATTAGGGCGGGTTAAGGGAAAAGCTGCGTCGATCTCATTGGGCAACTGGGTTGGCCGCCCATCATCACCCGGTACGTTTTTTCGGGCTTCTAGGAGGACTCTCTGTTTTTCCTCCGAGGTCAGCAGAGTCTGTAACAGCTGTTGACAATCATCCCAAGTGGGTTGATGGGTAACTAGAATAGATTCAATTAAGTTAGTCAGGGCAGCGGGGTCCTTAGAGAAGGGGGGGTTATGTTGCTTCCAGTTATAGAGGTCAGAAGCGGTGAAGGGCCAGTACTGTGGCCGACCATTAGGACCCTCCCTCAAAGGGAAAGCCTGGGAGGCTGGGCTTGGTGGCTGCGCACGTCGGTCCCTGAGTCGCCCCGCAATGGGTGACGCCGGCGAAACAGGCTCTTGCTCTTCTGTTGCAGCCTCCGGGTATGGAGGGGGTTCTTCTGTTAACAGGTCGATAAGAGGGGACCCAGTGTCTGGAGGCAAAACAGGAGCAGGCTTGGGGGGTTTTGGGGACTTGTCCTGGAGCGGGGTGAGGGCAgggtaaagagaagaggaagtaggagTTGAGGAAGTAGGAGTGGGTTGGGGATGGGGCAATTGCTCTTCTAGGGGaggcggggcggtgggggtgaTAGGGGAAGAGCAGGGTTTAGGAAGGGGAACAAAGGGTTGGACCCAAAGTGGGGGGTCTGAAGCCAGAGCCCTCCAGGTGACAATGTAGGGCACCTGATCGGGGTGTCCATGGGGTCCGGGGCTGAAAACTTTGGCTTCCACCTGAGAAATAATATCGAGGTTAAAGGTACCATCGCGTGGCCATCCTACATTGAAAGTGGGCCATTCGGAGGAACAGAAGgtgacccatttcttttttcttatttccatcgACTGGTTGTTCGCCCGGTCCCGGACGTCGCTCCAATGGTTTAGGGtcagacttaagggggtggttaCCGTCTGTCCCATAATTTCAAGACCAAGAAAGGTTAGTAGAACAGAGACAAAGACTAGACCCAGACACAGAACGAATAAACGCGCTGCACGGTTTCGGTgcaaaactgaaagcaaaaactcaagcggagatcccgggggtccggattccccctctccaaccaaggccacgtatctctctgatacaggctgagctccaaaggGGCTTCCCCAAACGCGAGCTCTAgatgccccgctgcaccggggcccagatgtcccgaaggacccaaatgccccgcccggcgggactacaaacgcctctggaacgtcttccagggctgtgagggagaagtccgagcctgtcagctccttctggccctcgccaaatacaaatggatccgatcgaaccccaaaccaaacgcatgcgcaaattcacaagtaacaggttcagacacagccacagacacaacgaataaagtgctggccagcttacctcctgacagtgggtcggtggtccctgggtggggggtctcgtatcccggacgagcccccaaatgaaagatcctcTGGGTTTGAAGGACCCCGAAACGGACCtctcctcaggaggagacccctgGACCCAAAGACCGAGCCGAGGCCAcggatcagatgcaaacagcacgaggtttattgagtagacacaggtacctgcgggcgaacAAGTCTtgggaggactcgcgcgccagccctttgttcagggcctttttatgggggtTGGGGAGGCGAAAGCataggtacagaagcagaagcatagttacaaggttctcattggctggtttgaatgtaaaggcatactcggtgtttgtagattggctttggaggacccccgcgcgaagagaaaggtggggagggggagttgggccttattactcagcagagaagcatcctgcctacgtgactatgcaccccccctgcctacgtgactaATGTGACTATGCAACCCccccctgcctacgtgactaATGTGACCGTGCGGCCCCCTGCCTACATTGACTATGCGGccccctgccttctgcctacgtgactattagcagaaggtatcttgttcaaacaggagaccagtatcaccccctaaaagccaagcggttacagaaaggcaaaagagcagttaattagttaactggggggaagggtctttcactGTGTAAACTTTAAACCATTTTGGTGACTTTGGATCCTTACCTTTTCTCCTCTTCACGCCAGCTCTTCGACCTCCAAAATCCCTCGGTTTTTCCCTCTCAACTCTATCCCTCCTGTCTTTACTTTTCGGCTGAGTCTGGACTCCTCAGACATATTTCCACCCTTCCTTGCCCTTTAATTGTCCCGGAAAAGCGCCCCTCCGTCTTCACTTGCTCTGAGCCAGTGTCTGGGTTGGGGCTTAGACACTAACCAATACTGACTCAAATCCCATGGCTGTGGATggtttttctaaatttctcaCTTTTCCCAATCATCATATTTTAACAACTAattcttttaaactttattacAGCACAGCTAAGCGCAGTCTTCTACGGCCTTACCGCCGTGGGACTTTTTTCAGGCCGCGCAGGCGCAGTCGCCCTCCCCGCGGCCTCTCGGGGCATGACGGGTAAAGGGGCGGGATGCACAGCTCGGGGGCGCGCGGACAACACGCGCCGTGCGCGCCCTGTCGGCGGCGGGGTCCTGGTGGGCTGCAGTCTCCGCGCCGCCGAGGCCACCCTCtttggtggtgggaggggcagatcGAGGAGGCGCGGCCTGACGGAAGCCATGTTTGTGGCGCGCCACATCGCGGCGGACCATAAAGATCTCATCCATGATGTCTCTTTCGACTTCCACGGGCGACGGATGGCTACCTGCTCCAGCGACCAGAGCGTCAAGGTGTGCGCGGAGCCTTGGGGTGGGACCGGGCCCAGAAAGGGGGGAAGTGAGAACGTGCACGACTCCCTGTTAGACCGGAGCGAGCCGCGCTTGGAAAGAGGACTACCCGCCGATTTTTGAGGCGTGCCGCTGGGCACGAGGTTTGGAGCCCGTGGGCGGGCAGCGGGTTTGCTCCGCCAGCCTTGCCTCGGTATTGTGGGGTCATAGCCGCCCCCTTCTCGGAGTGGGAGGTGGTACGCTGCCTTGCGCCTGCGCGGACTGGGAGGGCGGGCGTCGTAGCCACGTGCGCGCTCCTGCCACTGGGAGCCTTGGGAGCGCGCGTGTTCCAGCCCGCGCAGGCTTGAGT from Neovison vison isolate M4711 chromosome 3, ASM_NN_V1, whole genome shotgun sequence encodes the following:
- the LOC122903139 gene encoding LOW QUALITY PROTEIN: uncharacterized protein LOC122903139 (The sequence of the model RefSeq protein was modified relative to this genomic sequence to represent the inferred CDS: inserted 2 bases in 2 codons; deleted 1 base in 1 codon; substituted 2 bases at 2 genomic stop codons); this translates as MGQTVTTPLSLTLNHWSDVRDRANNQSMEIRKKKWVTFCSSEWPTFNVGWPRDGTFNLDIISQVEAKVFSPGPHGHPDQVPYIVTWRALASDPPLWVQPFVPLPKPCSSPITPTAPPPLEEQLPHPQPTPTSSTPTSSSLYPALTPLQDKSPKPPKPAPVLPPDTGSPLIDLLTEEPPPYPEAATEEQEPVSPASPIAGRLRDRRAQPPSPASQAFPLREGPNGRPQYWPFTASDLYNWKQHNPPFSKDPAALTNLIESILVTHQPTWDDCQQLLQTLLTSEEKQRVLLEARKNVPGDDGRPTQLPNEIDAAFPLTRPNWDFATPADREHLHLYRQLLIAGLRAAARRPTNLAQVKQVIQGKEETPSAFLERLKEAYRMYTPYDPDDEGQATSVSMSFIWQSSPDIRSKLQRLEGLYGYTLSDLLKEAEKVFNKRETPEEKEERMWLRMKEAQDERDKKRSKELTKVLATVVTQGQNREGVRLGEQERRGARLDKDQCAYCKERGHWARECPKNPKNLRGPPTPKPLTSLLTLEDYGGRGQEPXPEPRITLNVGGQPVTFLVDTGAQHSVLTQTLGPLSNWTAWVQGATGGKNYRWTTERRVQLATGKVTHSFLHVPDCPYPLLGRDLLTKLKAQIHFDSEGAAITGPNGGPLQVLTLHLEKEYRLYEPERPPEVQIEAWLKEFPTAWVETGGMGMAYQQPPLLIQLKTTATPVLIKQYPISHEARQGIRPHIKRLLDQGILIPCRSPWNTPLLPVKKPGTGDYRPVQDLREVNKRVEDIHPSVPNPYNLLSTLPPSHEWYTVLDLKDAFFCLRLHPESQPLFAFEWRDPDLGLSGQLTWTRLTQGFKNSPTLFDEALHRDLVDFRVQHPSLVLLQYVDDLLLAANTEENCLNGTKALLQVLGQLGYRASAKKAQICQKQVTYLGYQLREGQRWLTEARKQAILCIPTPTALRQLREFLGTAGFCRLWIPGFVEMAAPLLPLTKQGAQFHWGEEQQQAFFNIKKALLESPALGLPDVTKAFELFIDEKQGYAKGVLTQRLGPWKRPVAYLSKKLDPVAAGWPPCLRMVAAIAILVKDAGKLTLGQSLTILAPHAVEXLVKQPPDRWLSNARLTHYQAMLLDTDRVQFGPVVSLNPATLLPLPRAMETHDCLQILAEVHGTRKDLTDQPLMGADYTWYTDGSSFLHNGEQRAGAAVTSETEVIWSKTLSPGTSAQRAELIALTQALQMAEGKKLNVYTDSHYAFATAHVHGEIYRRRGLLTSEGKEIKNKPEILALLKALFLPRRLSIMHCPGHQKDNSPVARGNQLADQAAKKAALRERETGPILTLDARPPQEKKPMKYSSEDQELLKKMRATWDPKEGAWIMNEKVVMPTSYSHHIVQSLHSLTHLSKKKNENPSRXXNQSCVLLNQDKALQQVIKNCLVCAQVNARRTYAAPGVRIRGHRPGVHWEIDFTEVKPGLYGYRYLLVFVDTFSGWVEAFPTKHETSNVVTKKLLEEIFPRYGIPQVLGTDNGPAFVSQVSQKVAKLLGIDWKLHCAYRPQSSGQVERMNRTIKETLTKLTLATGSRDWVLLLPLALYRARNTPGPLGLTPFEILYGAPPPIVNFLNPIDPNISSFAHRATLQAHLQALQIVQKEVWRPLAAAYREQLKNPTVPHQFQIGDSVWVRRHQAKSLEPRWKGPYTVLLTTPMALKVDGIAAWIHASHAKPAHLGPDDSAKPDLKEKWRVQHTQNPLKIRLMRS